The Burkholderia pyrrocinia genome has a segment encoding these proteins:
- a CDS encoding HesA/MoeB/ThiF family protein: MNDDQLLRYSRHILVDEIGIEAQQRFLDAHAIVVGAGGLGSPAAMYLAASGVGTITLVDADTVDLTNLQRQILHVTASVGRSKVESGRDALAQLNPEVKVNAVAERVDDAWLDAHVPRATVVLDCTDNFATRHAINRACVAHGVPLVSGAALRFDGQISTFDFRDAAAPCYACVFPEDQPFEEVACATMGVFAPTVGIIGAMQAAEALRVIGEIGTTLNGRLMMLDSLRMEWTTMKIARQADCPVCGGRH; the protein is encoded by the coding sequence ATGAACGACGATCAACTCCTCCGCTACTCCCGCCACATCCTCGTCGACGAAATCGGCATCGAGGCGCAGCAGCGCTTTCTCGACGCGCACGCGATCGTCGTCGGCGCGGGCGGCCTCGGCTCGCCCGCCGCGATGTACCTCGCGGCATCGGGAGTCGGCACGATCACGCTGGTCGACGCCGATACGGTCGACCTCACGAACCTGCAGCGGCAGATCCTGCACGTGACGGCATCGGTCGGCCGCAGCAAGGTCGAATCGGGGCGCGACGCGCTCGCGCAACTGAACCCCGAGGTGAAGGTGAACGCGGTCGCGGAGCGCGTCGACGACGCGTGGCTCGACGCCCACGTGCCACGCGCGACCGTCGTGCTCGACTGCACCGACAACTTCGCGACGCGGCATGCGATCAACCGCGCGTGCGTCGCGCACGGCGTGCCGCTCGTGTCGGGCGCCGCGCTGCGCTTCGACGGCCAGATCAGCACGTTCGATTTCCGCGACGCGGCCGCGCCCTGCTATGCGTGCGTGTTTCCGGAAGACCAGCCGTTCGAGGAAGTCGCGTGCGCGACGATGGGCGTGTTCGCGCCGACGGTCGGGATCATCGGCGCGATGCAGGCTGCCGAAGCGCTGCGCGTGATCGGCGAAATCGGCACGACGCTCAACGGGCGGCTGATGATGCTCGATTCGCTGCGGATGGAATGGACGACGATGAAAATCGCGCGCCAGGCCGACTGCCCCGTCTGCGGGGGCCGGCACTGA
- the ptsP gene encoding phosphoenolpyruvate--protein phosphotransferase, with amino-acid sequence MSFTLQGIPVSRGIAIGRAYLIAPAALDVAHYLVEANQIDAEVERFRTALEVVHRELEALRADLTDDTPSEVGAFIDVHMMILSDAMLVQETIDLIRTRRYNVEWALTEQLELLTRHFDDIEDEYLRERKADIEQVVERVLKALAGAPSASQALDRAAANGTNEMIVVAHDIAPADMMQFKTQSFQAFVTDLGGRTSHTAIVARSLGIPAAVGVQHASALIRQDDLIIVDGDQGIVIVDPAPIVLEEYSYRQSEKLLEQRKLQRLKFSPTQTLCGTKIDLYANIELPDDAKAAVEAGAVGVGLFRSEFLFMHQKQMPEEEEQFAAYKRAVEWMKGMPVTIRTIDVGADKPLEALDEGYETAPNPALGLRAIRWSLSEPQMFLTQLRAILRASAFGQVKILIPMLAHAQEIDQSLDLIREAKRQLDDAGLAYDPNVRIGAMIEIPAAAIALPLFLKRFDFLSIGTNDLIQYTLAIDRADNAVAHLYDPLHPAVLHLISYTLREAKRAGVSVSVCGEMAGDPALTRLLLGMGLTEFSMHPSQLLVVKQEILRAHLKALEKPTADVLAAFEPEEVQAALQRLSVAEPRADAAA; translated from the coding sequence GTGTCCTTCACGCTGCAAGGCATTCCCGTCTCACGAGGTATCGCGATCGGGCGAGCGTATCTGATCGCGCCGGCGGCGCTCGACGTCGCCCATTACCTGGTCGAGGCGAACCAGATCGACGCCGAGGTCGAGCGTTTCCGCACGGCGCTCGAAGTCGTGCATCGCGAACTCGAAGCGTTGCGCGCCGACCTGACCGACGACACCCCGAGCGAAGTCGGCGCATTCATCGACGTCCACATGATGATCCTGAGCGACGCGATGCTCGTGCAGGAAACCATCGACCTGATCCGCACGCGCCGCTACAACGTCGAGTGGGCGCTGACCGAGCAGCTCGAATTGCTCACGCGCCATTTCGACGACATCGAGGACGAATACCTGCGCGAGCGCAAGGCCGACATCGAACAGGTGGTCGAGCGCGTGCTGAAGGCACTCGCCGGCGCACCGTCCGCGTCGCAGGCGCTCGACCGCGCGGCCGCGAACGGCACGAACGAGATGATCGTCGTCGCGCACGACATCGCGCCGGCCGACATGATGCAGTTCAAGACTCAGTCGTTCCAGGCGTTCGTCACCGACCTCGGCGGGCGCACGTCGCACACGGCGATCGTCGCGCGCAGCCTCGGCATTCCGGCCGCGGTCGGCGTGCAGCATGCGAGCGCGCTGATCCGCCAGGACGACCTGATCATCGTCGACGGCGACCAGGGCATCGTGATCGTCGATCCGGCGCCGATCGTCCTCGAGGAATATTCGTACCGCCAGTCCGAGAAGCTGCTCGAGCAACGCAAGCTGCAGCGTCTGAAATTCTCGCCGACGCAGACGTTGTGCGGCACCAAGATCGATCTGTACGCGAACATCGAGCTGCCCGACGACGCGAAGGCGGCCGTCGAGGCCGGCGCGGTCGGCGTCGGCCTGTTCCGCTCCGAGTTCCTGTTCATGCATCAGAAGCAGATGCCGGAGGAGGAGGAGCAGTTCGCCGCGTACAAGCGGGCCGTCGAGTGGATGAAGGGCATGCCGGTCACGATCCGCACGATCGACGTCGGCGCGGACAAGCCGCTCGAGGCGCTCGACGAGGGCTACGAGACGGCGCCGAACCCGGCGCTCGGCCTGCGCGCGATCCGCTGGAGCCTGTCCGAGCCGCAGATGTTCCTCACGCAGTTGCGCGCGATCCTGCGCGCGTCCGCGTTCGGCCAGGTGAAGATCCTGATCCCGATGCTCGCGCACGCGCAGGAGATCGACCAGTCGCTCGACCTGATCCGCGAGGCGAAGCGCCAGCTCGACGACGCGGGGCTCGCGTACGATCCGAACGTGCGCATCGGCGCGATGATCGAGATTCCGGCCGCGGCGATCGCGCTGCCGCTGTTCCTGAAGCGGTTCGATTTCCTGTCGATCGGCACGAACGACCTGATCCAGTACACGCTCGCGATCGACCGCGCGGACAACGCGGTCGCGCACCTGTACGACCCGCTGCATCCGGCCGTCCTGCACCTGATCTCCTATACGCTGCGCGAAGCGAAGCGCGCGGGCGTGTCGGTGTCGGTATGCGGGGAGATGGCGGGCGATCCGGCGCTCACGCGCCTGTTGCTCGGGATGGGGCTCACCGAGTTCTCGATGCACCCGAGCCAGTTGCTCGTCGTGAAGCAGGAGATCCTGCGCGCGCACCTGAAGGCGCTCGAGAAGCCGACGGCCGACGTGCTTGCCGCATTCGAGCCGGAGGAAGTGCAGGCGGCGCTGCAGCGTCTGTCGGTCGCCGAGCCGCGTGCGGACGCGGCCGCTTAG
- a CDS encoding HPr family phosphocarrier protein: MLQQETTIVNKLGLHARASAKLTQLAGNFQSEVWMTRNGRKINAKSIMGVMMLAAGIGSTVTIETEGSDEREAMDALLKLIADKFGEGQ; this comes from the coding sequence ATGCTTCAACAAGAAACCACCATCGTCAATAAATTGGGGCTCCATGCGCGCGCATCGGCCAAGCTTACGCAACTGGCCGGCAACTTCCAGTCGGAAGTCTGGATGACACGCAACGGGCGCAAGATCAATGCGAAGAGCATCATGGGCGTGATGATGCTGGCGGCGGGCATCGGCAGCACCGTGACGATCGAGACCGAAGGGTCCGACGAGCGGGAAGCGATGGACGCGCTGCTGAAGCTGATCGCCGACAAATTCGGCGAAGGCCAGTGA
- a CDS encoding PTS sugar transporter subunit IIA gives MAGILIIAHAPLATALRDCIAHIYGGVPARIGCIDVTADSDPTQVMAFAHAELARLKEENGVVVLTDMYGATPANIAGQLAKIDNVRVLAGANLPMLVRAVCYRTVPLDKLVDKALSGGAKGVHEVAAGTPPPPTEAGCGQCAPIPPEPQPRTESH, from the coding sequence ATGGCCGGGATTCTGATCATCGCGCACGCCCCGCTCGCCACCGCGCTGCGGGACTGCATCGCGCACATCTACGGCGGCGTGCCCGCGCGCATCGGCTGTATCGACGTGACGGCGGACAGCGATCCGACCCAGGTGATGGCGTTCGCGCACGCGGAACTCGCACGGCTCAAGGAAGAGAACGGCGTGGTCGTGCTGACCGACATGTACGGCGCGACGCCCGCGAACATCGCGGGCCAGCTCGCGAAGATCGACAACGTGCGCGTGCTGGCGGGCGCGAACCTGCCGATGCTCGTGCGGGCCGTCTGCTACCGCACCGTGCCGCTCGACAAGCTCGTCGACAAGGCGCTGTCCGGCGGCGCGAAGGGCGTCCACGAAGTGGCGGCCGGCACGCCGCCGCCGCCGACGGAAGCCGGCTGCGGCCAGTGCGCGCCGATTCCGCCCGAACCGCAACCGCGCACCGAATCGCACTGA
- the gshB gene encoding glutathione synthase: MDILFIADPLEHFKIYKDSTYAMMAEAVRRGHAVYACEPRHLAWTGSAVEADVRRITFVGELDDLQRETWFEAGSVDARRLESFGAVLMRKDPPFDMEYVTSTWLLELAERAGARVFNKAQSIRDHSEKLAIGEFPQFVAPTLVTRDAKRLRAFHAEHGDVILKPLDGMGGMGVFRVKPDGMNLGSIVEMLSHDGTRSVMAQKFIPEIKAGDKRILLIGGEPVPYSLARIPQGSEVRGNLAAGGLGVAQPLTARDREIAGTLGPVLASRGLLLVGLDAIGDWLTEVNVTSPTCFREIMEQTGFDVAAMFIDALERAAA, translated from the coding sequence ATGGACATTCTCTTTATCGCCGACCCGCTCGAGCATTTCAAGATCTACAAGGATTCGACCTACGCGATGATGGCGGAGGCCGTGCGGCGCGGGCATGCGGTGTACGCGTGCGAGCCGCGCCACCTTGCGTGGACGGGCTCCGCCGTCGAGGCCGACGTGCGGCGCATCACGTTCGTCGGCGAGCTCGACGACCTGCAACGCGAGACCTGGTTCGAAGCGGGTTCCGTCGACGCGCGCCGCCTCGAATCGTTCGGCGCGGTGCTGATGCGCAAGGATCCGCCGTTCGACATGGAATACGTGACGTCGACCTGGCTGCTCGAACTGGCCGAGCGTGCGGGCGCACGCGTGTTCAACAAGGCGCAGTCGATCCGCGACCATTCGGAAAAGCTCGCGATCGGCGAGTTTCCGCAGTTCGTCGCGCCCACGCTCGTCACGCGCGACGCGAAACGGCTGCGCGCGTTCCACGCCGAGCACGGCGACGTGATCCTGAAGCCGCTCGACGGGATGGGCGGGATGGGCGTGTTCCGCGTGAAGCCCGACGGCATGAACCTCGGCTCGATCGTCGAGATGCTGAGCCACGACGGCACGCGCTCGGTGATGGCGCAGAAGTTCATTCCCGAGATCAAGGCCGGCGACAAGCGCATCCTGCTGATCGGCGGCGAGCCGGTGCCGTATTCGCTCGCGCGGATTCCGCAGGGCAGCGAGGTGCGCGGCAATCTCGCCGCGGGCGGGCTGGGTGTCGCCCAGCCGCTGACCGCGCGCGATCGCGAGATCGCCGGGACGCTCGGGCCCGTGCTCGCGTCGCGCGGGCTGCTGCTGGTCGGCCTCGATGCGATCGGCGACTGGCTGACCGAGGTGAACGTCACGAGTCCGACGTGCTTCCGCGAGATCATGGAGCAGACGGGCTTCGACGTCGCCGCGATGTTCATCGACGCGCTGGAGCGTGCGGCCGCGTAG
- the gshA gene encoding glutamate--cysteine ligase — MVPHLVTALNGPLLELEQKILDATPAIERWFRLEWQEHTPPFYCSVDLRNAGFKLAPVDANLFPGAFNNLPSEVLPLAVQAAMAAIEKICPDAKNLLVIPELPTRNAFYLENVARLATIMRQAGLNVRFGSLDPSITDMTPITLADGQKIVLEPLERSQRRLGLKNFDPCSILLNNDLSAGIPAVLENLHEQYLLPPLHAGWAVRRKSTHFSCYDDVAKKFAKMVGVDPWMVNPYFAHVEGVDWQGHEGEQALADAIDGVLKKIARKYREYGISEKPFVVVKADAGTAGRGVMTVHDAAEIGRMSKAERAQMAESKAGLAVRDVIVQEGVYTFERVGDEVAEPVVYMIDRYVVGGFYRTHGGRERDQNLNAPGMHYVPLGFEHTALPDAGAKPGAAPPNRFYMYGVVARLSLIASSIELEKTDPEAIQV, encoded by the coding sequence ATGGTTCCCCACCTCGTTACCGCGTTGAACGGTCCGCTGCTCGAACTCGAGCAGAAGATCCTCGACGCGACGCCTGCGATCGAACGCTGGTTCAGGCTCGAATGGCAGGAACATACCCCGCCGTTCTATTGTTCGGTGGACCTGCGCAACGCCGGCTTCAAGCTGGCCCCCGTCGACGCGAACCTGTTCCCCGGCGCGTTCAACAATCTGCCGTCCGAAGTGCTGCCGCTCGCCGTGCAGGCCGCGATGGCCGCGATCGAGAAGATCTGCCCGGACGCGAAGAACCTGCTCGTGATTCCGGAGCTGCCGACCCGCAACGCGTTCTACCTGGAAAACGTCGCGCGCCTCGCGACGATCATGCGCCAGGCCGGCCTGAACGTGCGCTTCGGCTCGCTCGACCCGAGCATCACCGACATGACGCCGATCACGCTGGCCGACGGCCAGAAGATCGTGCTCGAGCCGCTCGAGCGTTCGCAGCGCCGCCTCGGCCTGAAGAATTTCGATCCGTGCTCGATCCTGCTGAACAACGACCTGTCGGCCGGCATCCCGGCCGTGCTGGAAAACCTGCACGAGCAGTACCTGCTGCCGCCGCTGCACGCGGGCTGGGCCGTGCGCCGCAAGTCGACGCACTTCTCGTGCTACGACGACGTCGCGAAGAAGTTCGCGAAGATGGTCGGCGTCGACCCGTGGATGGTGAATCCGTATTTCGCGCACGTCGAGGGTGTCGACTGGCAGGGCCATGAAGGCGAGCAGGCGCTCGCCGACGCGATCGACGGCGTGCTGAAGAAGATCGCGCGCAAGTACCGCGAATACGGGATCAGCGAGAAGCCGTTCGTCGTCGTGAAGGCCGACGCGGGCACGGCGGGGCGCGGCGTGATGACCGTGCACGATGCGGCCGAGATCGGCCGCATGTCGAAGGCCGAGCGCGCGCAGATGGCCGAGTCGAAGGCCGGCCTCGCGGTGCGCGACGTGATCGTGCAGGAAGGTGTCTATACGTTCGAGCGCGTCGGCGACGAAGTGGCCGAGCCCGTCGTGTACATGATCGACCGCTACGTGGTCGGCGGTTTCTACCGCACGCACGGCGGCCGCGAGCGCGACCAGAACCTGAACGCGCCCGGCATGCACTACGTGCCGCTCGGCTTCGAGCACACCGCGCTGCCGGATGCCGGCGCGAAGCCGGGTGCCGCGCCGCCGAACCGTTTCTACATGTACGGCGTCGTCGCGCGGCTGTCGCTGATCGCGTCGTCGATCGAACTCGAAAAGACCGATCCCGAAGCCATCCAGGTTTAA
- a CDS encoding ammonium transporter, translating to MRKLLMSLLMAGSLIAAGVGPALADDAASAAAASAPAASAPDASAAAAPAATASAAPDASAAAAAPASGAADASAAAAASAPAAPAAPTAPFSVDSSKINSGDTAWMLTSTALVLFMTVPGLALFYAGMVRKKNVLATVMQSFAITALITVLWTVVGYSLAFTPGNGFIGGMSRAFLHGMNYIHGDKATTLTVSHLAPTIPESVYFVYQMTFAIITPALICGAFADRMKFSAMLVFMTLWSLIVYVPIAHMVWEPTGWLSSDGVLDFAGGTVVHINAGIAGLMSCLVLGKRVGYGRESMAPHNLVLTMIGGSMLWVGWFGFNAGSAVAADGRAGFAMLTTQVATACAALGWMFAEWVAKGKPSVLGIVSGAVAGLVAITPAAGFVGVAGALVIGIAAGVVCFWSATWLKSKLGYDDSLDAFGVHGVGGILGALLTGVFAVKDIGGADGSLLLQAKGVLITLVYSGVLSFVLLKLIDLTMGLRVSEEEEREGLDVILHGEHVE from the coding sequence ATGCGCAAACTTCTGATGTCCCTGCTGATGGCCGGCTCGCTTATCGCGGCCGGCGTCGGCCCCGCGCTCGCCGACGACGCGGCGTCCGCCGCGGCTGCGTCCGCGCCCGCCGCTTCGGCTCCCGACGCATCCGCTGCCGCTGCACCCGCCGCGACGGCGAGCGCCGCGCCTGACGCATCCGCCGCTGCCGCCGCACCGGCTTCGGGCGCCGCCGACGCATCGGCCGCCGCTGCCGCGTCCGCGCCGGCCGCACCCGCTGCGCCGACCGCGCCGTTCTCCGTCGATTCGTCGAAGATCAACTCGGGCGACACCGCGTGGATGCTGACCTCCACCGCGCTCGTGCTGTTCATGACGGTCCCCGGCCTCGCGCTGTTCTACGCGGGCATGGTCCGCAAGAAGAACGTGCTCGCGACCGTGATGCAGAGCTTCGCGATCACCGCGCTGATCACGGTGCTGTGGACGGTGGTCGGCTACAGCCTCGCGTTCACGCCGGGCAACGGCTTCATCGGCGGCATGTCGCGCGCGTTCCTGCACGGGATGAACTACATCCACGGCGACAAGGCGACGACGCTGACCGTCAGCCACCTCGCGCCGACGATTCCGGAATCGGTCTACTTCGTCTATCAGATGACGTTCGCGATCATCACGCCGGCACTGATCTGCGGCGCGTTCGCCGACCGGATGAAGTTCTCGGCGATGCTGGTGTTCATGACGCTCTGGTCGCTGATCGTCTATGTGCCGATCGCGCACATGGTGTGGGAGCCGACCGGCTGGCTGTCGTCGGACGGCGTGCTCGACTTCGCGGGCGGCACGGTGGTGCACATCAACGCCGGTATCGCGGGCCTGATGTCGTGCCTGGTGCTCGGCAAGCGCGTCGGCTACGGCCGCGAATCGATGGCGCCGCACAACCTCGTGCTGACGATGATCGGCGGCTCGATGCTGTGGGTCGGCTGGTTCGGCTTCAACGCGGGTTCGGCGGTTGCGGCTGACGGTCGTGCCGGCTTCGCGATGCTGACCACGCAAGTGGCGACGGCCTGCGCGGCGCTCGGCTGGATGTTTGCCGAGTGGGTCGCGAAGGGCAAGCCGTCGGTGCTCGGCATCGTGTCGGGTGCGGTCGCGGGTCTCGTGGCGATCACGCCGGCGGCCGGCTTCGTCGGCGTGGCGGGTGCGCTCGTGATCGGCATCGCGGCGGGCGTCGTCTGCTTCTGGTCGGCGACGTGGCTCAAGTCGAAGCTCGGCTACGACGATTCGCTCGATGCGTTCGGCGTGCACGGCGTGGGCGGAATTCTCGGCGCGCTGCTGACGGGCGTGTTCGCGGTCAAGGACATCGGCGGCGCCGACGGCAGCCTGCTGCTGCAGGCGAAGGGCGTGCTGATCACGCTGGTCTACAGCGGCGTGCTGAGCTTCGTGCTGCTGAAGCTGATCGACCTGACGATGGGCCTGCGCGTGTCCGAAGAGGAAGAGCGCGAAGGCCTCGACGTGATCCTGCATGGCGAGCATGTCGAATAA
- a CDS encoding P-II family nitrogen regulator — MKLITAIIKPFKLDETREALSALGVSGITVTEVKGFGRQKGHTELYRGAEYVVDFLPKMKIEAAVSDDLVDQAVEAIERAARTGKIGDGKIFVTPIEQVIRIRTGETGADAL; from the coding sequence ATGAAACTCATTACCGCAATCATCAAGCCGTTCAAGCTCGATGAGACGCGCGAAGCGCTGTCGGCGCTCGGCGTCTCCGGCATCACGGTGACGGAGGTGAAAGGGTTCGGGCGCCAGAAGGGGCATACCGAGCTGTATCGCGGCGCCGAATACGTGGTCGATTTCCTGCCGAAGATGAAGATCGAGGCGGCCGTGTCCGACGATCTCGTCGACCAGGCGGTCGAGGCGATCGAGCGGGCCGCGCGCACCGGCAAGATCGGCGACGGCAAGATCTTCGTCACGCCGATCGAACAAGTGATCCGGATTCGCACCGGGGAGACCGGCGCTGACGCGCTGTAA
- a CDS encoding accessory factor UbiK family protein — protein MKQPSDVFNDLQSRVSDLLKNSPAKDVERNVKAMLSQGFSKLDLVTREEFDTQAQVLARTRVRLEELEKRVAELEQKLAAPQA, from the coding sequence ATGAAGCAACCCAGCGACGTTTTCAACGATCTGCAGTCGCGTGTCAGCGACCTGCTGAAAAACTCGCCGGCCAAGGACGTCGAGCGCAACGTGAAGGCCATGCTGTCGCAAGGCTTCTCGAAGCTCGACCTCGTCACGCGTGAGGAATTCGACACGCAGGCGCAGGTGCTCGCCCGCACCCGCGTGCGCCTCGAGGAACTCGAAAAGCGCGTCGCGGAGCTCGAGCAGAAGCTCGCGGCGCCGCAGGCCTGA
- a CDS encoding YifB family Mg chelatase-like AAA ATPase: MSLAVVRSRAPASGRAPDVTVEVHLANGLPSFAIVGLPDLEVRESRERVRAALQNCGFEFPVRRITVNLAPADLPKESGRFDLPIALGILAANGQIPADALAGREFAGELSLTGALRPMRGAFAMACGAARDWRTGETGAGLGSGPGPDSGALSGATGTSRPPELYLPLDSAAEAALVPGVTVFGAPDLPALCAHLADAPDGRLAPVATPCLDGLPAPAAPDLADVVGQRGARRALEVAAAGGHHMLMVGPPGAGKSMLAARLPGLLPPLTDDEALTSAALLSASRIGFSPAQWRRRPFRAPHHSSSAAALVGGRNPPQPGEITLAHLGVLFLDELPEFDRHVLEMLREPLEAGRITISRAAQQADFPAACQLIAAMNPCPCGWHGDPSGRCRCTPDVAARYLRKLSGPLVDRIDIQIDLPALSPAELASRASTPGEPSAAVAARVAQARALQLDRQGKTNHMLSGRETDDLCRPTDEGERLLREAGERFGWSARAYFRVLKVARTIADLAGDPLPTAAQIAEAIRYRRVLTAL, from the coding sequence ATGTCACTCGCCGTGGTGCGCAGTCGCGCGCCCGCATCCGGCCGCGCGCCGGACGTCACCGTCGAAGTCCATCTGGCCAACGGATTGCCGTCGTTCGCGATCGTCGGCCTGCCCGATCTCGAAGTCCGCGAAAGCCGCGAGCGCGTCCGCGCCGCGCTGCAGAACTGCGGATTCGAATTCCCCGTGCGCCGCATCACAGTCAACCTCGCGCCGGCCGATCTGCCGAAAGAGTCGGGCCGGTTCGACCTGCCGATCGCGCTCGGCATACTCGCCGCGAACGGCCAGATCCCGGCCGACGCGCTGGCCGGCCGCGAATTCGCAGGCGAGCTGTCGCTGACCGGCGCGCTGCGGCCGATGCGCGGCGCGTTCGCGATGGCGTGCGGCGCGGCGCGCGACTGGCGCACGGGCGAAACCGGAGCGGGCCTCGGTTCCGGCCCAGGCCCGGATTCCGGCGCCCTGTCCGGCGCCACGGGAACGTCGCGGCCGCCCGAGCTGTACCTGCCACTCGACAGCGCGGCCGAGGCGGCGCTCGTGCCGGGCGTCACCGTGTTCGGCGCGCCCGACCTGCCCGCGTTGTGCGCGCACCTCGCGGATGCGCCCGACGGGCGGCTTGCGCCGGTCGCGACGCCCTGTCTCGACGGCCTGCCGGCACCGGCCGCACCCGACCTCGCGGACGTGGTCGGCCAGCGCGGCGCCCGGCGCGCGCTCGAAGTCGCCGCCGCGGGCGGTCACCACATGCTGATGGTCGGGCCGCCGGGGGCCGGCAAGTCGATGCTCGCCGCGCGGCTGCCTGGCCTCCTGCCGCCGCTGACCGACGATGAGGCGCTGACGTCGGCCGCGCTCCTTTCCGCGAGCCGCATCGGCTTCTCGCCCGCGCAGTGGCGCCGGCGGCCGTTCCGCGCGCCGCATCACTCGTCGAGCGCCGCCGCGCTGGTCGGCGGCCGCAACCCGCCGCAACCGGGCGAAATCACGCTCGCGCACCTCGGCGTGCTGTTCCTCGACGAATTGCCGGAATTCGACCGGCACGTGCTCGAGATGCTGCGCGAGCCGCTGGAAGCCGGCCGCATCACGATCTCGCGCGCGGCGCAGCAGGCCGATTTCCCGGCCGCATGCCAGTTGATCGCCGCGATGAACCCGTGCCCGTGCGGCTGGCACGGCGATCCGTCCGGGCGCTGCCGCTGCACGCCGGACGTCGCCGCGCGCTACCTGCGCAAGCTGTCGGGGCCGCTCGTCGACCGCATCGACATTCAGATCGACCTGCCCGCGCTGTCGCCGGCCGAACTCGCGTCGCGCGCGTCGACGCCCGGCGAGCCGAGCGCCGCGGTGGCCGCGCGGGTCGCGCAGGCGCGCGCGCTGCAGCTCGACCGGCAGGGCAAGACGAATCACATGCTGAGCGGCCGCGAGACCGACGACCTGTGCCGGCCGACCGACGAAGGCGAGCGGCTGCTGCGCGAGGCCGGCGAGCGCTTCGGCTGGTCGGCGCGTGCGTATTTCCGCGTGCTGAAGGTCGCGCGGACAATCGCCGACCTGGCCGGCGACCCGCTGCCGACGGCCGCGCAGATCGCCGAGGCGATTCGTTATCGACGCGTGCTCACGGCGCTCTGA